One segment of Tenrec ecaudatus isolate mTenEca1 chromosome 1, mTenEca1.hap1, whole genome shotgun sequence DNA contains the following:
- the LOC142437228 gene encoding gamma-secretase subunit PEN-2, with protein MNLDRVSNEEKLNLCRKYYLGGFAFLPFLWLVNIFWFFREAFLAPPYTEQSQIKGYVWRSAVGFLLWAIVLTTWITIFQIYRPRWGALGDYLSFTIPLGTP; from the coding sequence ATGAACTTGGATCGAGTGTCCAACGAGGAGAAGCTGAACCTGTGCCGGAAGTACTACCTGGGTGGGTTTGCTTTCCTGCCTTTCCTCTGGTTGGTCAACATCTTCTGGTTCTTCCGGGAGGCCTTCCTCGCCCCGCCCTACACGGAGCAGAGCCAGATCAAGGGCTATGTCTGGCGCTCAGCAGTGGGCTTCCTCTTGTGGGCAATTGTGCTCACCACCTGGATCACCATCTTCCAGATCTACCGGCCCCGTTGGGGAGCTCTTGGGGACTACCTCTCCTTCACCATACCTCTGGGCACCCCCTGA
- the RABGAP1L gene encoding rab GTPase-activating protein 1-like isoform X11, with protein MIESRSWAVPFEERENRRLQEASMRLEQENDDLAHELVTSKIALRNDLDQAEDKADVLNKELLLTKQRLVETEEEKRKQEEETAQLKEVFRKQLEKAEYEIKKTTAIIAEYKQICSQLSTRLEKQQAASKEELEVVKGKMMACKHCSDIFSKEGAVKLAAASREKQGMETDDEKDLLKKQLRELELELAQTKLQLVEAKCKIQELEHQRGALMNEIQAAKNSWFSKTLNSIKTATSTQPLQPPPAGQPPKEST; from the exons ATGATTGAAAGTCGTAGTTGGGCTGTGCCTTTTGAGGAG AGGGAGAATCGGAGGCTCCAGGAGGCCAGCATGAGGTTGGAGCAAGAAAACGACGACCTTGCCCACGAACTTGTGACCAGCAAAATCGCTCTGCGCAATGACTTGGACCAG GCAGAAGACAAGGCAGATGTGTTAAATAAGGAGCTCCTCCTGACCAAGCAGAGGCTGGTGGAGACTGAGGAAGAGAAGAGGAAGCAAGAAGAGGAGACAGCCCAG CTGAAAGAAGTCTTCAGGAAACAGCTGGAGAAGGCAGAATATGAAATAAAGAAAACCACAGCTATCATTGCTGAGTACAAACAG ATCTGTTCCCAGTTAAGCACTAGGCTGGAGAAGCAGCAAGCAGCCAGCAAGGAGGAGCTAGAAGTGGTCAAG GGTAAAATGATGGCTTGCAAACACTGCAGCGACATTTTCAGCAAGGAGGGAGCAGTGAAGCTAGCAGCTGCAAGCCGAGAGAAGCAGGGCATGGAAACAGACGATGAGAAGGATTTGTTGAAGAAGCAGCTGAGGGAGCTGGAGCTGGAATTGGCACAGACCAAGCTGCAGTTGGTGGAGGCCAAGTGTAAAATCCAG GAACTTGAACATCAGAGAGGAGCTCTTATGAATGAAATCCAAGCTGCAAAAAACTCTTGGTTCAGCAAAACCCTGAACTCTATCAAAACGGCCACAAGCACCCAGCCGCTGCAGCCGCCCCCTGCAGGCCAGCCTCCCAAGGAGAGCACATAG